The Novosphingobium kaempferiae genome includes a window with the following:
- a CDS encoding DUF3325 domain-containing protein: MIHLLALLIACAAFLALAVSMKRHQRDLVGRSLPDTQARMARITGWLLLAVVWAIEAALIGPAMGSIVWFGEASIGAWLTVATINWKTAR; this comes from the coding sequence ATGATCCACTTGCTCGCCCTCCTCATCGCCTGCGCCGCGTTTCTCGCGCTTGCCGTATCGATGAAGCGCCATCAGCGCGATCTCGTCGGTCGTTCGCTGCCCGACACGCAGGCACGCATGGCGCGGATCACCGGCTGGCTGCTGCTCGCGGTCGTCTGGGCCATCGAGGCCGCGCTGATCGGCCCGGCCATGGGCTCCATCGTCTGGTTCGGAGAAGCGAGCATCGGTGCCTGGCTGACCGTCGCGACGATCAACTGGAAGACGGCGCGCTAA
- a CDS encoding PepSY-associated TM helix domain-containing protein: MKESLRQSMCLVHTWTGLLLGWLLFAMFATGRAAYFQDEITRWMQPEVTGTADPARSAQGAMRYLNTVAPDAKSWYISLPNSRSATTQVYWQPGGAKPAKRSETRALLDGEGREITSRDTRGGFFLYRFHFDLHYMPVLWARYLVGIAAMFMLVAILSGIITHKKIFADFFMLRFGKGQRSWLDAHNVTAVIALPFHLMITFTGLVTLAVMYMPWGIAANYAAQDAFYETVLGRPGPAEPAGKPAPLADLAPLVRTASAQWGERRVGYISVSNPNDAAARIEMTRAPEAAFGARGETVSFEGATGRLLFSHDAKGAALATESVMIGLHTGRFAEWGLRWLYFLSGLGGTIMVGSGLVLWTVKRRTRLPDPTRPHFGFRLVERLNIAAIAGLATGIAAYFLANRLLPLGMADRAEREIDCLFLAWLAVGLWGMVRPAARAWTEGLALAGACFAAVPVVNALTTARGLVPSLLAGDWIFVSFDLVMLALATGFLLAAAKSKARARAGAKPRTSSRRAVSS, translated from the coding sequence GTGAAGGAGAGCCTGCGTCAGTCGATGTGCCTGGTCCACACCTGGACCGGACTCCTGCTCGGATGGCTCCTCTTCGCCATGTTCGCGACCGGGAGAGCCGCCTATTTCCAGGACGAAATCACCCGCTGGATGCAGCCGGAAGTCACCGGAACCGCCGATCCGGCCCGCTCCGCGCAAGGCGCGATGCGCTACCTGAACACCGTCGCCCCGGATGCGAAGAGCTGGTACATCTCGCTCCCCAACAGCCGCAGCGCGACCACGCAGGTCTACTGGCAACCGGGTGGGGCAAAACCCGCAAAACGCAGCGAAACCAGAGCCTTGCTTGACGGCGAAGGCCGGGAAATCACCTCGCGCGACACCCGCGGCGGCTTCTTCCTCTACCGCTTCCACTTCGACCTGCACTACATGCCGGTGCTGTGGGCGCGCTATCTCGTTGGAATCGCTGCGATGTTCATGCTCGTCGCGATCCTCTCGGGCATCATCACCCACAAGAAGATCTTCGCCGACTTCTTCATGCTCCGCTTCGGAAAAGGGCAGAGAAGCTGGCTCGACGCGCACAACGTGACCGCCGTGATCGCGCTGCCGTTCCACCTGATGATAACCTTCACCGGCCTCGTCACGCTGGCCGTGATGTACATGCCCTGGGGCATCGCCGCGAACTACGCCGCGCAGGACGCCTTCTACGAGACCGTCCTCGGCCGCCCCGGCCCCGCCGAGCCCGCCGGAAAACCGGCTCCGCTGGCCGATCTCGCGCCGCTGGTGCGCACCGCTTCCGCGCAATGGGGCGAGCGCCGCGTCGGCTACATCAGCGTGTCCAATCCCAACGACGCCGCCGCCCGAATCGAAATGACCCGCGCCCCCGAGGCCGCATTCGGCGCACGCGGCGAGACCGTCTCCTTCGAAGGCGCAACCGGCCGCCTGCTGTTCTCCCACGATGCGAAGGGCGCAGCGCTCGCCACCGAGAGCGTCATGATCGGCCTCCACACTGGCCGCTTCGCTGAATGGGGCCTGCGCTGGCTCTACTTCCTGAGCGGACTTGGCGGCACGATCATGGTCGGCAGCGGCCTAGTCCTGTGGACCGTCAAGCGTCGCACCCGCCTCCCCGATCCGACGCGCCCGCACTTCGGCTTCCGCCTCGTCGAACGGCTCAACATCGCCGCCATCGCGGGGCTGGCGACCGGCATTGCGGCCTATTTCCTCGCCAACCGGCTGCTGCCTCTGGGCATGGCCGACCGTGCGGAGCGTGAGATCGACTGCTTGTTCCTCGCCTGGCTTGCCGTCGGCCTCTGGGGCATGGTCCGCCCCGCCGCACGGGCATGGACCGAGGGGCTTGCGCTCGCGGGAGCCTGCTTCGCTGCCGTTCCCGTGGTCAACGCCCTGACCACGGCACGCGGCCTCGTCCCGAGCCTGCTGGCGGGCGACTGGATCTTCGTCAGCTTCGACCTCGTCATGCTCGCGCTGGCAACCGGTTTCCTGCTGGCTGCCGCGAAATCGAAAGCGCGCGCCAGGGCCGGTGCCAAACCGCGCACATCCTCGCGCCGGGCGGTGAGTTCATGA